One genomic segment of candidate division WOR-3 bacterium includes these proteins:
- the hslU gene encoding ATP-dependent protease ATPase subunit HslU, which produces MIEYYNEEKTPFEIVEELNKYIVGQEEAKKAVAIALRNRWRRMRVKGKIREEIHPFNILMIGPTGVGKTEIARRLAQLTGSPFLKIEATRYTEVGYVGKDVESMVRDLVEVAFNMLRQKKVKEVENRARELAEDKIIEILAGTQFSPRETIREHLRRGFYNDREIDIEVKQSPVSVIPVPLGQDTIAQSLQDVMEDIFPKRTVIKRMKVKDALEYYTQEAANKLINIEEVKQEALRLAQEKGIIFIDEIDKIVGKGEEHGPSVSREGVQRDLLPIVEGTSVWTKYGVVKTDNILFIGAGAFSKCSPQDLIPELQGRFPIRVELHPLGEKEFERILVEPENSLLKQFKALFEAEGFTLEFEEEAIKNIAHYAYLANQKMEDIGARRLQTVMNLVLEDALFRMPYLDRNPYVVTASYVDEILSKALKEEDVSRYIL; this is translated from the coding sequence ATGATTGAATATTATAACGAGGAAAAGACCCCTTTTGAGATAGTTGAGGAGTTAAATAAATATATTGTTGGACAAGAAGAAGCTAAAAAAGCAGTTGCTATTGCTTTGAGGAATAGGTGGAGAAGAATGAGAGTAAAGGGTAAGATAAGAGAAGAGATTCATCCCTTTAATATTCTTATGATAGGACCAACAGGTGTTGGAAAAACTGAGATAGCAAGGAGACTTGCTCAGCTTACTGGTTCGCCTTTTTTAAAAATTGAGGCTACAAGATACACTGAGGTTGGGTATGTTGGGAAGGATGTAGAGAGTATGGTTAGAGATTTAGTGGAGGTTGCTTTTAATATGTTGAGACAGAAAAAAGTGAAAGAAGTGGAAAATAGAGCAAGGGAACTTGCAGAGGATAAAATTATAGAAATACTTGCAGGAACTCAGTTTTCTCCAAGAGAGACAATAAGAGAACATTTAAGAAGGGGATTTTATAATGATAGAGAAATTGATATTGAAGTAAAACAATCTCCTGTTTCTGTTATTCCAGTACCCTTGGGTCAGGATACAATTGCTCAGAGTTTACAGGATGTTATGGAAGATATTTTCCCAAAGAGGACAGTTATAAAGAGAATGAAAGTTAAGGATGCACTTGAATATTACACTCAAGAAGCTGCAAATAAGCTTATCAACATTGAAGAAGTAAAACAGGAAGCACTAAGGCTTGCACAGGAAAAAGGTATAATTTTTATAGATGAGATTGATAAAATAGTAGGTAAGGGGGAAGAGCATGGACCGTCTGTTTCAAGAGAAGGTGTTCAGAGAGATCTTTTACCAATTGTGGAGGGAACAAGTGTATGGACAAAGTATGGTGTTGTAAAAACTGATAATATTCTTTTTATAGGAGCAGGTGCTTTCAGTAAATGTTCACCTCAGGATTTGATACCTGAACTTCAAGGAAGATTTCCTATAAGAGTAGAGTTACATCCACTTGGTGAGAAGGAATTCGAGAGGATTTTGGTTGAACCTGAAAATTCTCTTTTGAAACAGTTTAAAGCTTTATTTGAGGCAGAGGGATTTACTTTAGAGTTTGAGGAAGAGGCAATTAAAAATATAGCGCATTACGCCTACCTTGCAAATCAAAAAATGGAAGATATTGGAGCAAGAAGATTGCAAACTGTGATGAACCTTGTTCTTGAAGATGCTTTATTTAGAATGCCTTATTTAGACAGAAATCCTTATGTGGTTACAGCTTCCTATGTTGATGAAATATTATCAAAAGCATTAAAGGAGGAAGATGTATCAAGGTATATCTTATGA
- the amrB gene encoding AmmeMemoRadiSam system protein B, producing the protein MNIRKPAVSGAFYPSEKKELENLIGMLFENVEDIDLKIKSAITPHAGYIYSGETASYVYKNLKNYYERIVILGVSHHYSFNYASLDENERWQTPLGEVEIDLDFEKRLKNYDVFKFNSIYHSNEHSLEVQVPFLQYKFKDKFKLVPILIGTFKRETLDIIAEVLKKEIDDKTLVIASSDFYHGYSYRDCKNVNIHSKEILERGDPQEFFNGIMEEKIMACGASAIYVLLKIFRNGKFGRKVLYMTTSQDVIKEKSWGYVVGYISFVIYE; encoded by the coding sequence ATGAATATTAGAAAACCTGCAGTAAGTGGTGCTTTTTATCCCTCAGAAAAAAAAGAACTTGAAAATTTAATAGGTATGCTATTTGAAAATGTTGAAGATATTGATTTAAAAATTAAATCAGCTATAACACCTCATGCAGGCTATATTTACTCAGGAGAAACAGCTTCATATGTTTATAAAAATCTTAAAAATTATTATGAAAGAATAGTAATTTTAGGTGTTTCTCATCATTATTCTTTTAATTATGCTTCCCTTGATGAAAATGAGAGATGGCAAACTCCCTTAGGTGAAGTAGAAATTGATTTAGATTTTGAAAAAAGATTGAAAAATTACGATGTATTTAAATTTAATTCTATTTATCACAGTAATGAACATTCCCTTGAAGTTCAGGTTCCCTTTTTACAGTATAAATTTAAAGATAAATTTAAATTGGTTCCTATTCTAATAGGAACATTCAAAAGAGAAACTCTTGATATTATAGCAGAAGTTTTAAAAAAGGAAATAGATGATAAGACACTTGTAATTGCAAGTTCGGATTTTTATCACGGTTATTCTTATAGAGATTGTAAAAATGTGAATATACATTCAAAGGAAATACTTGAAAGAGGTGATCCCCAAGAATTTTTTAATGGAATAATGGAGGAAAAGATTATGGCCTGTGGAGCTTCTGCAATATATGTTCTTTTAAAAATTTTTAGAAACGGTAAATTTGGAAGGAAAGTTTTATATATGACAACCTCACAAGATGTTATAAAAGAAAAATCATGGGGTTATGTTGTTGGTTATATATCTTTTGTAATATATGAATAG